GCCGTTTCCGGCCCAATATCCAGTCCCAATGAATGCGCTGGTATCGCATTAATATTAACAACAACAAAAGGGGCATCTGCCGCAAAAGTTTCGGCTGCCACCACATCTACCGGCAACAACAGCTTAACACCTTTTTCCTGCGCTTTTTTTACCAATTCATTGGCCAACTCCATTTTGTCTGCTTCGAGCAGTGATTTCCCAATTTCATACCCTTGGGCCTTTAAAAAAGTAAACGCCATGCCGCCGCCAATGATCAAGGTATCAACCTTTTCCAGCAGATTGTTAATCACCCCGATTTTATCCGAAACCTTTGATCCACCTAAAATTGCCACAAAAGGACGTTCCGGTTTTTCTAAAGCTTTGCCCATAAAATCCAGCTCTTTTTGAATCAGAAATCCTGAAACACCAGGTAAAAACTCGGCAATGCCAACCGTTGAAGCATGGGCACGATGAGCGGTTCCAAAAGCGTCATTAACAAAAACATCACCCAAGTCTGCCAATTCTTTGGCAAAGCGATGATCATTTTTTTCTTCTTCCGGTCTAAATCGGGTATTTTGGAGCAACAGAATTTGACCGGGTTTTAAAGCGGCTGCCGCGGCAACTGTTACCGATCCGGTTACTGCCCCATCATCATTAAAGATAACTTCTTTTTTTAACAACTCCGATAGTTTTTTGGCAACGGGTTCCAACGAAAATTTGGGATTAGGCTGATTTTTGGGTCGTCCCATATGCGACATTAAAATCAGTGCCGCCCCTTGATCCAGAATATAGTTAATAGTCGGCAACGCTGCGGTAATACGGGTTTCATCAGTAATCACTCCATTTTCATCCAATGGCACATTGAAGTCA
This is a stretch of genomic DNA from Acetobacterium woodii DSM 1030. It encodes these proteins:
- a CDS encoding phosphoglycerate kinase; its protein translation is MSKKTVSDIDLKGKKVLMRADFNVPLDENGVITDETRITAALPTINYILDQGAALILMSHMGRPKNQPNPKFSLEPVAKKLSELLKKEVIFNDDGAVTGSVTVAAAAALKPGQILLLQNTRFRPEEEKNDHRFAKELADLGDVFVNDAFGTAHRAHASTVGIAEFLPGVSGFLIQKELDFMGKALEKPERPFVAILGGSKVSDKIGVINNLLEKVDTLIIGGGMAFTFLKAQGYEIGKSLLEADKMELANELVKKAQEKGVKLLLPVDVVAAETFAADAPFVVVNINAIPAHSLGLDIGPETAAIYTKVILEAKTVIWNGPMGVFEMPAFAKGTEAVAKAMSDSDAITIIGGGDSAAAVKILGYEEGMSHISTGGGASLEFLEGKKLPGIEILQDK